A DNA window from Arachis hypogaea cultivar Tifrunner chromosome 18, arahy.Tifrunner.gnm2.J5K5, whole genome shotgun sequence contains the following coding sequences:
- the LOC112773311 gene encoding homeobox-leucine zipper protein ATHB-15 produces the protein MSMSCKDGKPGLDNGKYVRYTPEQVEALERLYHDCPKPSSIRRQQLIRECPILSNIEPKQIKVWFQNRRCREKQRKEALRLQAVNRKLTAMNKLLMEENDRLQKQVSQLVYENGYFRQHTQNTSLPTKDTSCESAVTSGQRSLTNQHPPRDASPAGLLSIAEETLAEFLSKATGTAVEWVQMPGMKPGPDSIGIVAISHGCTGVAARACGLVGLEPTRVAEILKDRPSWFRDCRAVDVLNVLPTANGGTIELLYMQLYAPTTLAPARDFWLLRYTSVLEDGSLVICERSLKNTQNGPTMPPVQHFVRAEMLPSGYLIRPCEGGGSIIHIVDHMDLEPWSVPEVLRPLYESSTVLAQKTTMAALRQLRQISHEVSQSNVTGWGRRPAALRALGQRLSRGFNEALNGFTDEGWSTIGNDGVDDVTILVNSSPDKLMGLNLSFANGFPSVSNAVLCAKASMLLQNVPPAILLRFLREHRSEWADNNMDAYSAAAIKVGPCSLSGSRVGNYGGQVILPLAHTIEHEEFLEVIKLEGIAHSPEEAMMPREVFLLQLCSGMDENAVGTCAELIFAPIDASFADDAPLLPSGFRIIPLDSGKEASNPNRTLDLASALDIGPTGNRASNETSGNSGSVRSVMTIAFEFAFESHMQEHVASMARQYVRSIISSVQRVALALSPSHLSSQAGLRTPLGTPEAQTLARWICNSYRCYLGVELLKSNNEGNESLLKSLWHHSDALLCCTLKALPVFTFANQAGLDMLETTLVALQDITLEKIFDDHGRKILCSEFPQIIQQGFACLQGGICLSSMGRPISYERVVAWKVLNEEENAHCICFMFMNWSFV, from the exons ATGTCAATGTCCTGCAAGGATGGTAAACCAGGATTGGATAACGGCAAGTATGTCCGTTACACACCTGAGCAGGTTGAGGCCCTCGAGAGGCTCTACCATGACTGCCCCAAACCCAGCTCCATTCGCCGCCAGCAGCTCATCCGCGAGTGCCCCATTCTCTCCAACATTGAGCCCAAGCAAATCAAAGTTTGGTTCCAGAACAGAAG ATGTAGGGAGAAGCAGAGGAAAGAGGCTTTGCGACTTCAGGCTGTGAATAGGAAACTGACAGCCATGAACAAGCTGCTGATGGAGGAGAATGATAGGTTGCAGAAGCAGGTTTCTCAGTTGGTGTATGAAAATGGCTACTTTCGTCAGCATACCCAAAAT ACTTCTCTGCCAACCAAAGACACAAGCTGTGAATCCGCCGTGACTAGTGGTCAACGCAGCTTGACAAATCAGCATCCCCCAAGGGATGCAAGTCCTGCAGG GCTTTTGTCCATTGCAGAAGAGACTTTAGCAGAGTTTCTTTCAAAGGCTACTGGAACTGCTGTTGAGTGGGTCCAAATGCCTGGAATGAAG CCTGGTCCGGATTCCATTGGAATCGTTGCTATTTCTCATGGTTGCACTGGTGTGGCAGCACGAGCCTGCGGCCTGGTGGGTCTAGAACCCACAAGG GTTGCAGAAATACTCAAAGATCGACCTTCATGGTTCCGTGATTGCCGAGCTGTTGATGTGCTGAATGTGCTGCCCACAGCAAATGGTGGAACCATTGAGCTGCTTTATATGCAG CTATATGCGCCAACCACGTTGGCACCTGCTCGCGACTTCTGGTTGCTGCGCTACACATCTGTGTTGGAAGATGGAAGCTTAGTG ATCTGTGAGAGGTCTCTTAAGAATACACAAAATGGTCCAACCATGCCTCCTGTGCAGCATTTTGTTAGAGCAGAGATGTTGCCTAGTGGGTACCTGATAAGACCTTGTGAAGGAGGTGGCTCCATCATTCATATTGTTGATCATATGGATTTGGAG CCTTGGAGTGTTCCTGAAGTATTGCGTCCACTGTACGAATCATCAACGGTGCTGGCTCAGAAGACGACAATGGCG GCCCTACGTCAGCTAAGGCAGATTTCACATGAAGTTTCTCAGTCTAATGTCACTGGGTGGGGCAGACGACCAGCCGCTCTTCGAGCACTTGGCCAGAGACTGAGCCG GGGTTTCAATGAGGCACTCAATGGATTTACTGATGAGGGATGGTCAACGATTGGTAATGATGGTGTTGACGATGTTACAATTCTAGTGAATTCATCACCTGACAAGTTGATGGGTCTGAATCTTTCCTTTGCCAATGGATTTCCTTCTGTCAGTAATGCAGTTTTATGTGCCAAAGCTTCAATGCTGTTACAG AATGTGCCTCCAGCCATTCTTCTAAGGTTCCTGCGGGAGCACAGGTCAGAATGGGCAGACAATAACATGGATGCGTACTCAGCTGCTGCCATTAAAGTTGGTCCTTGCAGCTTATCAGGATCTCGCGTAGGAAATTATGGGGGTCAAGTTATTCTTCCTCTAGCCCACACTATTGAGCATGAGGAG TTTCTGGAAGTGATTAAATTGGAAGGAATTGCTCATTCTCCTGAAGAAGCAATGATGCCCAGAGAAGTCTTTCTTCTGCAA CTATGTAGTGGAATGGATGAGAATGCTGTTGGAACCTGTGCTGAACTTATTTTTGCTCCAATTGATGCATCCTTCGCTGATGATGCCCCCCTTCTGCCTTCAGGATTTCGCATCATTCCTCTTGATTCTGGAAAG GAAGCATCCAATCCAAATCGTACCCTTGACCTTGCATCTGCCCTGGATATTGGCCCCACTGGAAACAGAGCTTCGAATGAAACTTCTGGAAATTCTGGCTCTGTGAGATCTGTGATGACAATAGcatttgaatttgcatttgaaagCCATATGCAAGAGCATGTAGCTTCCATGGCACGCCAGTATGTTCGCAGCATTATATCATCAGTCCAAAGGGTAGCATTAGCGCTTTCACCTTCTCATTTGAGTTCACAAGCTGGGCTTAGGACACCATTAGGCACTCCTGAAGCACAAACTCTTGCTCGCTGGATCTGCAATAGCTACAG GTGCTACTTGGGTGTTGAGCTACTTAAATCGAATAATGAGGGGAACGAATCTCTTCTCAAGTCATTGTGGCATCACTCGGATGCACTATTGTGCTGCACTCTAAAG GCATTGCCAGTGTTTACTTTTGCAAACCAAGCAGGGCTTGACATGCTGGAGACTACCTTAGTTGCACTGCAGGATATAACTCTAGAGAAGATATTTGATGATCATGGCAGAAAGATTCTCTGCTCAGAGTTTCCCCAAATCATTCAACAG GGCTTTGCATGCCTTCAAGGTGGTATATGTCTTTCAAGTATGGGGCGACCAATCTCTTATGAAAGAGTAGTGGCTTGGAAGGTGCTGAATGAAGAGGAGAATGCACATTGTATttgctttatgtttatgaactGGTCTTTTGTTTAA
- the LOC112771701 gene encoding uncharacterized protein: MAPCGESFPNPNFGRNNIAKPPKQSLCNNNHIQRTFSDISFELAKEEINDLKTLTPISEVEDAKCECCGMSEECTPEYIGRVRGKFSGKFVCGLCSEAVKEELEKNGGKKEEALNSHINACVRFNKYGRAFPVLFQAEAMKAMLKKNKMEGRRAKSFNPRDTNNGPKRGSIARSSSCIPAITREINDLTLAN, encoded by the coding sequence ATGGCTCCCTGTGGAGAGAGTTTCCCAAACCCTAATTTTGGTAGGAACAATATTGCCAAGCCACCGAAGCAGTCACTATGTAATAACAATCATATTCAAAGAACCTTCTCAGACATCTCGTTCGAGCTCGCGAAAGAAGAGATCAATGATTTGAAGACACTTACGCCCATAAGTGAGGTAGAGGATGCAAAGTGCGAGTGTTGTGGCATGTCGGAAGAGTGCACGCCGGAGTACATAGGCCGCGTTCGTGGCAAATTCTCCGGCAAGTTTGTGTGCGGGTTGTGTTCGGAGGCGGTGAAGGAAGAGTTGGAGAAGAACGGAGGGAAGAAGGAGGAAGCACTGAACTCACACATCAATGCTTGTGTTAGGTTCAACAAGTATGGTAGGGCTTTCCCTGTTTTGTTCCAAGCTGAAGCCATGAAAGCCATGTTGAAGAAGAACAAAATGGAAGGGAGAAGGGCTAAGTCCTTTAACCCTAGGGACACCAACAATGGACCAAAGAGAGGATCCATTGCAAGGAGTTCAAGTTGCATTCCTGCAATCACAAGAGAGATCAATGATCTCACTCttgcaaattaa
- the LOC112772619 gene encoding uncharacterized protein, with protein MESNNVPIMAKKVWNMVRVVFFMLRRGISKGKLVMDLNMFLKRRRKLAGKAIYNLMFHHHHHSNNPNLQFSAPREYEFSCSNTPNNHYFFPIGKRHRNHNHHFFACAHAPPTLDDDVVTANALKAVLEILNNNNNNNDQVMMAMVEASPALPGFGRSPMVRQLRVTDSPFPLHNDDKDDHQVDKAAEEFIKRFYTELRKQD; from the coding sequence atggAAAGCAATAACGTTCCAATAATGGCAAAGAAAGTGTGGAACATGGTACGTGTAGTATTCTTCATGCTTAGAAGAGGCATATCAAAGGGCAAGCTCGTGATGGATCTAAACATGTTCCTCAAGCGCCGCCGCAAGCTCGCCGGAAAAGCCATCTACAACCTCATgttccatcaccaccaccactcaAACAACCCTAATCTACAGTTCTCCGCCCCAAGGGAGTACGAGTTCAGCTGCAGCAACACTCCCAACAACCACTACTTCTTCCCAATCGGCAAGCGCCACCGCAATCACAACCACCACTTCTTCGCATGCGCTCACGCGCCACCCACTCTCGACGACGACGTGGTCACCGCGAACGCGCTCAAGGCGGTGTTGGAGATcttgaacaacaacaacaataataatgatcAGGTGATGATGGCTATGGTGGAGGCTTCGCCGGCGCTTCCAGGGTTCGGCCGGAGTCCAATGGTGAGGCAGCTGAGAGTGACGGACTCGCCGTTCCCGCTTCATAACGACGACAAAGACGACCACCAGGTTGATAAGGCGGCGGAAGAGTTCATCAAGAGGTTCTACACCGAGTTAAGGAAgcaagattag